From one Geoalkalibacter halelectricus genomic stretch:
- a CDS encoding DUF6338 family protein, which translates to MPDTIVGLLIIVIAIFPGLIGDKIYRDLVGVDWREKEWQGVLRLVGFSVVGVTLYALASSFFNWPSPVHIIPSTYETLSSQTSNFAIIFIPYSGHLLGGGIAGLLAAWGAKLLSKCSSSSAFPCAWDQFVRSYVPNHWVVIGLESGEVYAGKLKVADVAASSEERDLVLEEPALYNTESGQYISTPYQYIFIKSKTLYSIAAVNEPTTDQRIIPIGESLFPRGEKNEPYPPLST; encoded by the coding sequence ATGCCAGATACGATAGTTGGATTACTCATCATCGTTATTGCCATTTTTCCTGGCCTAATCGGCGATAAAATATATCGAGATTTAGTTGGGGTCGACTGGAGGGAGAAAGAATGGCAGGGCGTTCTAAGGTTGGTCGGTTTTAGTGTTGTTGGCGTCACCTTGTATGCTTTGGCTTCATCTTTTTTTAATTGGCCTTCTCCTGTACATATTATTCCATCTACCTATGAAACACTTTCTTCTCAAACGTCTAATTTTGCAATTATTTTTATTCCTTACAGTGGACATCTTCTCGGTGGAGGTATTGCAGGATTGCTTGCTGCCTGGGGGGCAAAGCTGTTGTCAAAATGTTCATCAAGCTCTGCCTTCCCTTGTGCATGGGACCAGTTTGTAAGGTCTTATGTTCCAAATCATTGGGTTGTTATAGGGCTGGAAAGTGGTGAGGTATATGCTGGCAAGTTGAAAGTCGCAGATGTCGCTGCTTCTTCGGAGGAAAGGGACCTCGTCCTAGAAGAACCTGCATTATATAACACAGAATCTGGTCAATACATTTCTACTCCCTATCAGTACATTTTTATCAAATCGAAGACTTTGTATTCAATCGCGGCAGTAAATGAACCAACGACCGACCAGCGCATTATTCCAATTGGTGAATCGCTTTTCCCAAGAGGTGAAAAAAATGAGCCCTACCCTCCCCTCTCCACTTAA
- a CDS encoding AAA family ATPase produces the protein MQILSIHLKNIKSHRDTELTFSPGINVLSGPNGVGKSTIFEAIGYAMFGVDAQSFVGNVERFISIGAKRGEIAVVFEVADGEHFKVSRTVGTPSKWLLAEESGGAFEVEEHKDGKETEARLKELLGLNSGRSLAEQFELVIGPFQNEFLGPFVIKQPTKRRDKFDEILGIDTWRKTFNETKVLASAIKAKVDSLESAIGPLQDQVAELPAKKDEHKTAKKDLEQAETELAAQQKQLKDLELLLLSIDRREKDLKELEKEIEALKERITNGNEMIGKQKLLVGEAKKAHKVIEETTPGKKAYEQAETRLSELREQVKVQRKLEQEAAEHKTQVGKLGERFKVESQSIEQTRKELAAEEKTLADSRKALSLDAEQKALSDRLPEIRVNLEWVRKQLGQLEGRRAGLQEGSEKLAEGVCPFFQEPCLNIAERPPGDVFTAKFSELDQERQRLHEQVQRLEQEEKSASQASDQIKAVAVKLEGLDAQMKSLDNRRNANELKAEGLGELQKEQAAVQQQLDEKQSLLETYNRLQADIEKEEQEKARHQEARDRFVANQQQAAELDQRRTDLDKFEKHLKQLQEGLVEKEETSRKLCKEYDAAEHEKLRQQKNDLWGGVNALGQKVKGLTADVSRLSAEVDKLSQIEKDIADKKEQIKGYKEKDELVKFLRNRVFRNVSGYLSERFREEISHRANRIYRIISEVDEELAWGENYQIVLRDMVDGELRERADDQLSGGQTMSAVVALRLAMLQTIGARIAFFDEPTSNLDVTRRENLAHAFRAIDVGKEEVTEHWYDQLFLISHDVAFTEITDQILTLD, from the coding sequence ATGCAGATCCTTTCCATCCATCTCAAGAACATCAAGTCGCACCGCGACACGGAGCTGACTTTCTCCCCCGGCATCAACGTCCTCTCCGGTCCGAATGGCGTCGGTAAGAGCACAATATTTGAAGCCATCGGTTACGCCATGTTTGGCGTCGATGCGCAGAGCTTCGTCGGGAACGTTGAGCGGTTCATCTCAATCGGCGCCAAAAGGGGTGAGATCGCCGTGGTCTTTGAGGTGGCTGATGGTGAGCACTTTAAAGTCAGTCGAACAGTCGGTACGCCCTCCAAATGGCTGTTGGCCGAAGAGTCCGGGGGCGCATTCGAGGTCGAGGAACATAAGGACGGCAAAGAGACCGAGGCACGGTTGAAGGAATTGCTCGGACTGAATTCGGGACGGTCGCTCGCCGAACAGTTCGAACTCGTGATCGGTCCTTTCCAGAATGAATTCCTTGGCCCGTTTGTCATCAAGCAGCCAACCAAGCGTCGCGACAAGTTTGACGAGATTCTCGGTATCGACACCTGGCGCAAGACCTTCAACGAGACCAAGGTGCTTGCCAGTGCTATCAAGGCTAAGGTGGATTCTCTCGAAAGTGCGATCGGTCCCCTTCAGGACCAGGTGGCTGAACTCCCGGCGAAGAAAGATGAACACAAAACAGCAAAGAAGGATCTTGAACAAGCCGAGACCGAACTAGCTGCACAGCAGAAACAGCTAAAAGATTTGGAATTGCTTCTGCTCTCTATAGATAGGCGGGAGAAGGATCTCAAGGAGCTTGAAAAGGAGATCGAAGCGCTCAAGGAGCGGATCACGAACGGCAACGAGATGATCGGTAAACAGAAGCTGCTCGTTGGCGAAGCGAAAAAGGCCCACAAAGTCATCGAGGAAACAACTCCGGGCAAAAAGGCCTACGAGCAGGCCGAGACTCGGCTGAGCGAGCTGCGGGAACAGGTCAAGGTTCAGCGTAAGCTCGAACAGGAGGCTGCTGAACATAAGACCCAGGTCGGAAAGCTTGGAGAGCGCTTCAAAGTTGAGTCGCAGTCGATCGAACAAACCCGAAAAGAACTTGCTGCTGAAGAGAAGACGTTGGCGGATAGCCGAAAGGCTCTATCGCTTGATGCCGAGCAAAAAGCACTATCTGATCGGTTGCCGGAAATCCGTGTGAACCTTGAATGGGTGCGCAAACAGCTCGGCCAACTCGAAGGGCGGCGGGCAGGGTTGCAGGAGGGAAGTGAGAAGCTTGCCGAGGGGGTCTGCCCTTTCTTCCAGGAGCCTTGTCTCAATATTGCCGAAAGGCCTCCTGGGGATGTGTTCACTGCCAAGTTTTCCGAACTGGATCAGGAGCGTCAGCGTCTCCATGAGCAAGTTCAAAGGCTCGAACAGGAAGAGAAATCGGCAAGCCAGGCCAGTGATCAGATCAAGGCGGTGGCCGTCAAGCTCGAAGGGCTGGATGCCCAGATGAAAAGCTTGGATAACCGCCGTAATGCAAACGAGCTTAAGGCCGAAGGACTGGGCGAACTGCAAAAGGAACAAGCGGCCGTACAACAACAACTGGATGAGAAACAAAGTTTGCTTGAAACCTACAATCGGTTACAGGCTGATATTGAGAAGGAAGAACAGGAAAAGGCTCGACACCAGGAAGCTCGTGACCGTTTTGTGGCCAATCAGCAGCAGGCTGCTGAGCTGGATCAGCGACGGACCGACCTGGATAAGTTTGAAAAGCATCTCAAGCAGCTGCAGGAAGGTCTGGTCGAGAAGGAAGAGACCTCCCGTAAGTTGTGCAAGGAGTATGACGCCGCCGAGCACGAGAAACTGCGCCAACAGAAGAATGATCTTTGGGGCGGTGTCAATGCTCTCGGGCAGAAGGTCAAAGGCTTGACGGCCGATGTTTCAAGACTGTCCGCCGAAGTCGATAAGCTCAGTCAGATCGAAAAGGATATTGCCGACAAAAAGGAGCAGATCAAGGGCTACAAGGAAAAGGACGAGTTAGTCAAGTTCCTGCGCAATCGGGTGTTTCGGAATGTCTCGGGGTACTTGTCCGAACGGTTCCGTGAGGAAATCAGCCATAGAGCCAACCGGATTTACCGAATTATCTCGGAAGTTGACGAGGAATTAGCCTGGGGAGAGAATTACCAGATTGTGCTGCGTGACATGGTAGATGGTGAGCTGCGGGAACGAGCCGATGACCAGCTTTCCGGTGGGCAGACAATGAGCGCTGTTGTTGCGCTGCGTTTAGCGATGTTGCAGACAATTGGTGCCCGCATCGCCTTTTTTGACGAGCCGACCTCAAACCTCGATGTCACCCGCCGTGAAAATCTGGCCCATGCTTTCCGGGCCATCGATGTCGGCAAGGAAGAGGTCACTGAGCACTGGTATGATCAACTGTTCCTGATCAGTCATGATGTGGCGTTTACTGAAATTACCGATCAGATATTGACGCTGGATTAA
- a CDS encoding metallophosphoesterase family protein yields the protein MYFVHVSDIHLGKTYRNSLGEVERYADFFTCLSGIVNEAVDEKIDAVIIGGDLFHVGQILPKTFAKTIETLQPLKDAGIPCIAIEGNHDWIHRRDSISWMEALSQMGYIKLLRPTRTEDGGYRFDPFDEETGMGGHIEIGGVNIYGLGYIGAQAGSHVERICEAVTTENNLLLFHVGIWKYSPVEIGNMKLEEAYPLAEKFGYVALGHGHKPYVIETPEGKPFAFNPGSPERVNFGEEKYDKGYYFVTFENGEFHPAFRKTSPRPMFVEAIDLSGAENVEQALDMFREQVVAKVDSSGDERQPLLELKLVGRVGFHPFELGRERLKAVLEELVDPLHVEIKNHLSLVSSAEEGDGVKKSLEEIEKEVLRDLIKTGSDYQGREDELIRLSIALKNAVQKGDVDGDELLALLDTEGH from the coding sequence ATGTATTTCGTACACGTATCGGACATCCACCTTGGCAAAACCTACCGTAACTCTCTCGGCGAAGTGGAACGTTACGCCGATTTCTTTACTTGCCTCTCTGGCATCGTCAATGAAGCAGTTGACGAAAAGATTGATGCGGTCATTATCGGCGGCGACCTCTTCCACGTCGGCCAGATCCTGCCGAAAACTTTTGCCAAAACCATCGAAACTCTCCAGCCCTTAAAGGATGCAGGCATTCCCTGCATCGCAATCGAAGGCAACCACGACTGGATTCACCGCCGTGACAGTATCTCGTGGATGGAAGCGCTGTCGCAGATGGGATACATCAAATTGCTGCGCCCGACCCGTACGGAGGACGGTGGCTACCGTTTCGATCCTTTCGACGAAGAAACCGGCATGGGAGGTCATATCGAGATCGGCGGTGTCAATATCTATGGTCTTGGCTATATTGGCGCCCAGGCGGGCAGTCATGTTGAACGTATCTGTGAAGCGGTCACCACCGAAAACAATCTGCTGCTTTTCCATGTCGGCATCTGGAAATACTCCCCGGTCGAGATCGGCAACATGAAACTTGAAGAGGCATACCCGCTGGCCGAGAAATTCGGGTATGTCGCTCTTGGTCACGGCCACAAGCCCTACGTCATCGAAACTCCGGAGGGGAAGCCATTCGCATTCAATCCCGGCTCACCGGAACGGGTCAATTTCGGTGAGGAGAAATACGACAAAGGCTACTACTTCGTAACCTTTGAAAATGGTGAATTCCACCCGGCATTCAGGAAGACCTCCCCGCGTCCGATGTTTGTCGAGGCGATTGATTTGAGCGGCGCCGAAAATGTCGAACAGGCACTCGACATGTTTCGTGAGCAGGTTGTCGCCAAGGTCGACAGCTCGGGTGATGAGCGTCAACCTCTGCTAGAACTGAAGCTGGTCGGTCGCGTTGGCTTTCATCCTTTCGAACTCGGTCGTGAACGACTGAAGGCGGTTCTTGAAGAGTTGGTCGATCCTCTGCATGTCGAGATCAAAAACCACCTCTCACTGGTCAGCAGTGCCGAGGAGGGAGATGGTGTCAAGAAAAGCCTGGAGGAGATCGAAAAAGAGGTCCTGCGTGATTTGATCAAAACCGGCAGCGACTACCAGGGACGTGAAGATGAATTGATCCGGCTCTCCATCGCTCTGAAGAATGCCGTACAAAAAGGCGATGTCGACGGCGATGAACTGCTCGCCCTTCTGGATACGGAGGGGCATTGA
- a CDS encoding KTSC domain-containing protein, producing MEMIGVDSSNVEAVGYDEDSSTLQVEFKGGALYQYFDVPENVFIELRDADSVGKYLNAKIKGVYRYTKV from the coding sequence ATGGAAATGATAGGTGTAGATTCAAGCAATGTAGAAGCAGTTGGTTATGATGAGGATAGCTCCACTCTTCAGGTTGAATTTAAAGGTGGTGCATTATACCAATACTTTGATGTGCCAGAAAATGTTTTTATTGAATTAAGAGATGCTGATTCAGTTGGCAAATACTTAAACGCGAAAATTAAAGGCGTGTACCGATACACAAAAGTTTAA
- a CDS encoding ATP-binding protein, with protein sequence MSRKETYLGDVQDVNGTTVSIVLSKKSLTGFVYIDGQGYRVGQIGSFIRIPVGFIDLFGIISQVGARAIPEGHEDSQVHGNRWMTVQLIGEGPRNGVFQRGMSQYPTIGDEVHLVSEKELNNIYGQPDKPYFVKLGHISNAESIPALVDVNKLVTRHSAVVGTTGSGKSTTVASIMNCLSDNEKYPSSRIIMLDIHGEYGQALKEKANIYKINGDTASKLKEKELHIPFWALNFDELCEISFGEFNNEKDKNIVMERVHKYKLDSLTKRPRKGASADALSVDSPIPFSIHHLWYELFVEVFGTYYKGREGRPIDNLAYEIDANGNELKGNPIEGVPPIFKNVVTEAGEEKINYLPGNLNLGKQVLLLGTKLRIPRYDFIFKPKNWLPDKNGDVVQDLDSLLNNWIGTEKSTTILDLSGVPPDILQTTIGVLLRLLYEALFWARNLSQGGRHRPLLVVMEEAHTYLNDDFKGMASKIVQRIVKEGRKYGIGAMIVSQRPSEINPTILSQCGTFFALRLTNSSDRGHITSALSDNLDGLTSMLPILKTGEAIILGEAVKLPMRTTIVAPPKSNRPDSQDPIVYDEVPLEDSINPGGWGIKMEAEPNFEELVETWRAQNPKIDKIR encoded by the coding sequence ATGTCTAGAAAAGAAACTTACCTTGGGGATGTACAAGATGTAAATGGGACCACTGTAAGCATTGTCTTGTCGAAAAAATCATTAACAGGATTTGTTTACATTGACGGCCAGGGATATCGCGTCGGCCAAATAGGTAGCTTTATCAGAATACCTGTTGGGTTTATTGATTTATTTGGAATCATAAGCCAAGTTGGTGCACGTGCAATCCCTGAAGGGCATGAAGATAGCCAGGTGCATGGTAATAGATGGATGACTGTTCAATTAATTGGAGAAGGTCCGAGGAATGGTGTTTTTCAAAGAGGAATGTCTCAGTATCCGACAATAGGAGATGAAGTTCACTTAGTCTCAGAGAAAGAGCTTAATAATATTTATGGTCAGCCAGATAAACCTTATTTTGTAAAGTTAGGTCACATTTCAAATGCGGAATCAATCCCGGCTCTAGTTGATGTAAATAAATTGGTTACGAGACACTCTGCCGTCGTAGGGACAACAGGCTCAGGGAAGTCGACAACTGTTGCCAGTATCATGAACTGCTTGTCTGATAATGAAAAATACCCATCTTCAAGAATAATTATGCTTGATATACATGGTGAATATGGACAAGCTTTAAAGGAAAAAGCAAATATTTATAAAATAAATGGAGATACGGCATCAAAACTAAAAGAAAAGGAATTGCACATCCCTTTTTGGGCATTAAATTTTGATGAATTATGTGAGATTAGCTTTGGTGAATTTAATAATGAAAAAGATAAAAATATAGTAATGGAGAGGGTGCATAAATACAAATTAGATTCATTGACAAAGAGGCCAAGAAAGGGGGCGTCCGCCGACGCTCTAAGCGTGGACTCTCCAATCCCTTTTAGTATTCACCACTTATGGTACGAGCTTTTTGTCGAAGTTTTCGGGACTTATTACAAAGGTAGAGAAGGTAGGCCAATTGATAATCTGGCGTATGAGATTGACGCAAATGGAAATGAGCTAAAAGGCAATCCTATAGAAGGTGTTCCGCCTATATTCAAAAATGTCGTAACAGAAGCTGGAGAAGAAAAAATTAATTACCTTCCGGGCAATCTGAACCTAGGAAAACAAGTTCTTTTATTGGGAACTAAATTACGCATACCTAGATACGATTTCATCTTTAAGCCAAAGAATTGGCTACCAGATAAAAATGGCGATGTTGTTCAAGATCTCGACAGCTTATTAAATAATTGGATTGGCACTGAGAAGTCAACTACAATATTAGATTTATCTGGAGTTCCACCTGATATTTTACAAACTACGATAGGCGTTCTGCTTCGATTGTTGTATGAGGCCTTGTTTTGGGCAAGAAATTTGTCTCAAGGGGGTAGGCACAGGCCATTGTTGGTTGTTATGGAAGAAGCGCATACCTATTTAAATGATGATTTTAAAGGAATGGCATCTAAAATTGTTCAACGTATTGTAAAAGAGGGGCGTAAGTATGGCATAGGCGCTATGATTGTGAGTCAGAGGCCTTCTGAAATCAATCCTACAATACTTTCCCAGTGTGGCACTTTTTTTGCTCTTAGATTAACCAATTCGTCAGACAGGGGGCATATCACCTCTGCATTATCTGATAATTTGGACGGACTCACTAGTATGTTGCCCATATTAAAAACGGGTGAAGCGATAATTTTGGGAGAAGCAGTAAAATTACCAATGCGTACTACAATTGTGGCACCACCAAAGAGTAATAGGCCGGATAGTCAAGACCCTATTGTGTATGATGAGGTTCCTCTGGAGGACTCAATAAACCCTGGCGGCTGGGGGATCAAGATGGAGGCAGAGCCTAATTTTGAGGAATTGGTAGAAACTTGGAGAGCTCAAAACCCGAAGATAGACAAAATTAGGTAA
- a CDS encoding SIR2 family protein, with protein MANYHNPVQHLKYLRQSLSQNTEAIGFFMSAGCPLSVSMPEGEWPLIPDVENLTIYINEQLKDNEKYAVLSTELSKAGKNNKNIEDVLSFLRSLLSVSKGGDVRGLSEKDLEGLESCICKEIVEKLDVNLPGQETPYHRLCKWVRSIDRKVAIEIFTTNYDLLMEQALEDLEIPYFDGFVGSRRSFFDLRAVGDNLIPVHWSRLWKIHGSINWYQEEDKHQKKVFRSSEIKKDASHLIYPSHLKYEESRKMPYLALIDQLNQFIRRKSSFLILSGYSFNDGHLNDTIVNALKANPTAMVLGLMYDRYEKKSETGGTIERYPKAYRLAENQHNLNIWTFDKAIIGTNLGRWQRTQNSDSDDPDLLRFVDMQKDEKTDASEDLIKLGDFSVFTNFLKKIIGPGKEETNV; from the coding sequence ATGGCCAATTATCATAATCCCGTTCAACACTTAAAATACCTTAGGCAGTCATTGTCACAAAATACTGAGGCCATTGGTTTTTTTATGTCAGCAGGTTGCCCTTTGTCGGTGTCAATGCCAGAAGGTGAGTGGCCACTCATTCCCGACGTAGAAAATCTTACCATTTATATTAACGAACAGCTGAAAGACAACGAAAAATATGCCGTATTGTCAACTGAATTATCTAAGGCAGGGAAAAATAATAAAAATATCGAGGATGTTTTAAGCTTTCTTAGGAGTTTATTGTCGGTTTCTAAAGGGGGTGATGTAAGAGGTTTATCTGAAAAGGATTTAGAGGGTTTGGAATCATGCATTTGCAAAGAGATAGTAGAGAAGCTTGATGTTAATCTGCCGGGACAGGAAACGCCGTACCACCGCCTCTGTAAATGGGTGAGGTCAATAGATCGTAAAGTAGCAATTGAAATATTTACGACCAATTACGATTTACTCATGGAGCAAGCTTTGGAGGATTTAGAAATTCCTTATTTTGATGGATTTGTTGGTTCAAGAAGGTCTTTCTTTGATCTTAGAGCAGTTGGAGATAATTTGATACCAGTTCACTGGTCGAGATTGTGGAAAATACATGGCTCTATTAATTGGTATCAAGAAGAAGACAAGCATCAGAAAAAAGTATTTCGATCCTCTGAGATAAAAAAAGATGCCTCGCATTTAATATATCCTTCCCACTTAAAATATGAAGAAAGCAGGAAAATGCCATACTTGGCTCTGATCGATCAGTTGAATCAATTTATTAGAAGAAAATCTTCTTTCTTAATACTGTCAGGCTACTCCTTTAACGACGGTCATTTAAATGACACTATTGTTAATGCACTCAAGGCAAACCCTACTGCGATGGTGCTTGGCTTAATGTACGACCGATATGAAAAAAAGTCAGAAACTGGTGGAACTATCGAAAGATACCCGAAAGCATACCGGTTGGCTGAAAACCAGCACAACCTTAATATATGGACATTTGATAAGGCTATTATTGGTACAAACTTAGGGCGTTGGCAGCGAACACAAAATTCAGACAGCGATGATCCGGATCTCTTGAGATTTGTTGACATGCAAAAAGATGAAAAAACTGATGCTTCTGAAGACCTTATTAAACTTGGTGATTTCTCTGTATTTACAAATTTTCTTAAGAAGATAATAGGCCCAGGCAAGGAAGAAACTAATGTCTAG
- a CDS encoding DUF2779 domain-containing protein, producing MAGKAGLSKSLILKGMQCPKALYLQKNPPDFEIPEDPAREAKFKAGHEVGILAQQLFPGGTEVPFEGLSVPEQIKQTRQLIDSGAEVIYEASFEYDGIFVKVDILVRDGDAWQIHEVKMSTSVKEVNLNDVAIQFYVLGQAGLLISAAYLVHINNQYVRQGEVDVQQLFSSQDVLEEAVARQAGLPELIDGLRTDLLGGEPQIDIGPHCSDPYDCDFIPYCWQHIPENSIFDLRGNGVKKWGLYEQGIIRFDQIPLEMLNKNQRHQVEATLNQEDSIDNDAVAAFLDTLWYPLYHLDFETFNTAIPKFDGTRPYQQVPFQYSLHVQKTAGAEPEHHEFLAEPGDDPRRQLIEQLLDLIPENGCVLTYNQTFEKSVLRDFADLFPDLAFEIGKRLENVRDLMVPFRRRDVYRWQMRGSYSIKEVLPAMVPGLSYNGMAVADGMAAMQAYHDMCAMKPGEDLEQLRRAMLEYCQLDTLAMVLVLEKLSKVAS from the coding sequence ATGGCAGGAAAAGCTGGTCTCAGTAAATCGTTGATCCTCAAAGGGATGCAATGTCCCAAAGCGCTCTATCTCCAGAAGAATCCTCCTGATTTTGAAATCCCTGAAGATCCTGCTAGGGAAGCGAAGTTCAAGGCCGGGCACGAGGTCGGCATTCTCGCCCAGCAGCTATTTCCCGGTGGCACCGAAGTCCCCTTCGAGGGGTTGTCGGTTCCCGAACAGATCAAACAAACCCGTCAACTGATTGATTCCGGCGCCGAGGTTATCTACGAGGCCTCGTTCGAATATGACGGCATCTTCGTCAAGGTCGATATCCTGGTCAGAGATGGCGACGCTTGGCAAATCCATGAAGTGAAAATGTCGACCTCGGTCAAGGAGGTCAACCTCAATGACGTGGCAATCCAGTTCTACGTGCTTGGGCAGGCCGGACTGCTGATCTCGGCTGCATACCTGGTCCATATCAACAACCAGTACGTGCGGCAGGGTGAGGTTGATGTGCAGCAGCTTTTTTCCAGCCAGGACGTGTTGGAGGAAGCCGTAGCTCGTCAGGCCGGATTACCTGAGTTGATCGATGGGTTGCGAACAGACTTGTTGGGCGGCGAACCGCAGATCGATATCGGCCCGCATTGCAGCGATCCGTACGACTGCGATTTCATCCCCTATTGCTGGCAGCATATCCCGGAGAATTCGATCTTTGATCTGCGCGGCAATGGGGTGAAGAAATGGGGTCTCTACGAGCAGGGCATCATCCGTTTCGACCAGATTCCCCTGGAGATGTTAAACAAGAACCAGCGGCATCAAGTCGAGGCAACCTTAAACCAGGAGGACTCGATCGACAACGATGCGGTGGCCGCTTTCCTGGATACCCTCTGGTATCCGCTTTACCACCTCGATTTCGAAACCTTCAATACTGCGATCCCTAAATTTGATGGTACTCGCCCCTATCAGCAGGTGCCGTTCCAATATTCGCTTCATGTCCAAAAGACGGCTGGTGCCGAGCCGGAGCATCACGAATTCCTGGCCGAGCCGGGCGACGATCCGCGTCGTCAATTGATCGAACAACTGCTTGACCTTATCCCTGAGAATGGGTGTGTGCTGACCTACAACCAGACCTTCGAGAAAAGTGTGTTGCGTGACTTTGCCGACCTGTTCCCCGATCTTGCCTTTGAGATCGGTAAGCGTTTGGAGAATGTGCGAGACCTGATGGTGCCATTCCGTAGGCGGGATGTTTATCGCTGGCAGATGCGTGGTTCGTATTCGATCAAGGAAGTTCTTCCAGCGATGGTTCCCGGTCTGTCGTATAACGGTATGGCGGTCGCTGATGGTATGGCGGCGATGCAGGCTTACCATGACATGTGTGCGATGAAGCCGGGGGAGGATTTGGAACAATTGCGGAGAGCGATGCTGGAGTATTGTCAGCTGGATACTTTGGCGATGGTATTGGTTTTGGAGAAATTATCAAAAGTTGCTAGTTAG
- a CDS encoding restriction endonuclease subunit S, which translates to MNSLTPLREIITFKGGGTPSKKVPDYWGGDIPWATVKDFTSTALVSTQDFITQKGLQNSSANMIPKGHVIIPTRMSLGKVAINRVDLAINQDLRALIPKNGIDTKYLLYAMLSLKEEIVKRGSGATVKGITQEELYKLKIPVPSLDDQIRIAHLLGKVEGLIAQRKESLQQLDELLKSIFLEMFGDPVRNEKGWATGSLSSYGSFKNGLNFGKGESGTTVRYLGVGDFKSKATLTDIDCLAFIELNALPSEEYFLREGDLLFVRSNGNRDLVGRCMAVYPGVEKVTYSGFCIRYRINDPTLQPTYIAHLFRSVAFRRILFQGGQGANIQNINQKTLSALPIPLPSKDLQNQFAAIVEKIEGLKSRYQKSLTDLESLYGALSHKAFRGEMDLSRVTLEHFSEEVGEVCNQ; encoded by the coding sequence ATGAATTCCCTCACTCCGCTTAGGGAGATCATTACATTTAAGGGTGGTGGGACTCCATCAAAAAAAGTTCCGGACTATTGGGGTGGTGATATCCCCTGGGCAACGGTCAAAGACTTCACTTCTACAGCACTGGTTTCAACCCAGGACTTCATCACCCAAAAGGGTTTGCAAAATAGCTCTGCCAATATGATCCCAAAAGGACATGTGATTATCCCTACGAGGATGTCGCTTGGCAAGGTTGCTATCAATAGGGTTGATCTAGCTATTAACCAAGATCTCCGGGCATTAATTCCAAAAAACGGAATAGACACAAAATACCTTCTCTATGCCATGCTTTCTCTCAAGGAAGAAATTGTAAAAAGGGGATCGGGCGCAACGGTAAAAGGTATAACGCAAGAAGAACTCTATAAGCTGAAAATTCCCGTTCCGTCACTCGACGATCAAATTCGGATAGCCCACTTGCTCGGCAAGGTTGAAGGGTTGATTGCTCAGCGTAAAGAAAGCCTGCAACAACTGGATGAACTGCTTAAAAGCATTTTTCTGGAGATGTTTGGTGACCCGGTGCGGAATGAGAAGGGGTGGGCCACAGGATCATTAAGTTCGTATGGCTCGTTTAAGAATGGACTCAATTTTGGGAAAGGCGAAAGCGGTACAACCGTTCGCTACTTGGGCGTAGGAGATTTTAAATCAAAAGCCACACTAACGGATATTGATTGTCTTGCATTTATTGAGTTGAATGCGTTGCCGTCGGAAGAATATTTTTTGCGAGAGGGCGACTTGCTCTTTGTTCGCTCTAACGGCAATCGTGATCTAGTCGGCCGATGTATGGCAGTATATCCGGGTGTTGAAAAAGTGACGTACAGCGGCTTTTGTATTCGTTATCGGATTAACGACCCAACCCTTCAACCCACGTACATTGCTCACCTTTTCCGCTCAGTAGCTTTCCGTAGAATCCTCTTTCAAGGTGGACAAGGGGCCAATATTCAGAATATCAATCAAAAGACTCTTTCGGCCTTGCCCATTCCACTGCCTTCGAAAGATTTACAAAACCAATTCGCCGCCATCGTCGAAAAAATCGAAGGCCTTAAGTCCCGCTATCAGAAAAGTCTGACCGATCTGGAAAGCCTCTATGGCGCACTGAGCCATAAGGCGTTCAGGGGGGAGATGGACTTGAGCAGAGTCACTTTAGAACATTTCTCCGAAGAGGTTGGAGAAGTATGTAATCAGTGA